TGGATGTCCGCGCCATCCTCTTCGATTTCGACCACACCCTCGGCGTGGACAATCGCCTCGAATTCGACGTGCTGCATGGCCTCGTGCACGAAGCGTGCGGCGCTCCGCCGGCCGAGGATGACGTCATCGCATGCCTGGAATCTTTTCGCTCGGGCAGAGTACCGCTGGACGACGCGCTGTCTTCGGCGTTCGCGCGTTGGGGCTGTCCGCCGCCGAGGATCGCCATGATAGTGCGAGATTTCCGAAGACGCGCGCTCGAAGAGGCTCCGCAGCGCGTGCGTCCCATGCCGGGCGCGCACCAGACCGTGTTGGAGCTTGCAAGGCGCGCCGTGCCGATCGCGATCATGACGAACGGATGGCGCGAATTGCAGCATCTCAAGGCGCGCCTGATCGATTTCCCGGGACCCGTGTACTCTTCGGAGGAGTTAGGCGCGTGGAAACCGGCGCGCGAAGCCTTCGAGCGCGTCGTGTCGCTGCTCGAACTCGCGCCGACCACGACGCTGTATGTCGGAGACAGCCCGGAGACGGACGTCGCCGGCGCGAAGAACGCGGGTCTGCTCGCGGCCTGGGCCGATCTGGAAGGCAAAACGTATCCGGAAAACGTCATAAAGCCGGACATCGTCATCACCGCGCTCGTCCAGCTGCTAGGACTCGCGCCCCCCTAGCGTTTAACGTAACCTCTAGAATGGGTAACCATGTCCTAGCGTGAGCACGCTATGAGGAGTTGCATAATGCGCGGATTCGCGACGATCGCCTTGGCGGCAACGGCCGCTATCGTTTCTGCCTGCACGTCGAGCACCCAAACGACCCCCCCCGCCGCCGCCGAACCCGAATTTGTATCTGACGACGTGCGTCGGCACGCACTTCGTCAACGTCTATAACCCGCCGTTCACCGGCGCCACGACTCCCTCGATCAGCGTTCCATTTCCTTCCGGCTCGGTGTGCACCAGCGCTGTCCTGCCGTTGCCGAACAATCAGCTCGCTGTCGGTACGTTTTCCGTCGGCTGGTACATCTACCAGCTTCCGCTGAGCAGCTCGAGCGCTCCGATCGCCCACGTGACGACGCCGGCAAGGGTCGGAGGGTTTGCCGTCGATTCGTCAGGCAATCTCGCTGTGTCTGATAACGGCAACAGCAAGATCGACATTTTCGCGCCGCCGTTTTCGAGCAGCAGCACGTTCTCGGTGCAGTTCGCGTCGGGAAGCCGTCCGTATACGCTTGGACTCGATCCGAGCGGCAAGCTTTTCGTGGGGAACTGCTCGTCACACACCGTGACCGTCTACACGCCGCCCTTCACGAATTCCACGACGCCAAGCGCGACGATCTCCCCGGCGGGTACACCCTGTAGTGAGGGCATAGGCGTCGACGCGGCGGGCAACCTTTATGTCGGCGATTTCACAACGAGCAACGTGTACGTCTACAATCCGCCATACTCCAACTCAAGTCTACCGGTGACGACGATCGCCGGCGGCCCCAGCGGTACGAACGAGCCGGCCGGATTCGCGTTTGATCGCTTCGGCAACGTCTACATCGAGAACTATGGCGCCGCCACGATTACCGCATTCACGCCGCCGCTTAGCGCGTCGAGCGTGCCGCTGTTCACGATGCCCACGGAAACGCAGCCGTTCGGCATGTCGTTCGGGCCCTAAACGCGGGAACCGAGGCGAGCCGGCCGATGGTCGGCTTGACGCCTCTCACCCCGCTTTGGTACAATACGTTGGTTGGGCGGGTGCCTGGATTCCAGGCTCCGCACTTACCCAGGCCGGCTAGCTGCCCAAGGGTGGCTGCCGGGCCGGAGAAATCCCCGGAGGTTTGTTTCCCACCGGTCCACTGACCACTTCGTGCTCCTAGGCGGGACACCCCAGGGAGAGGCAGCTGCGCTCGCGCGCGTTGTCTCATTTGCTTTCTAATAGGGCTCATTTGTCACGAGGGAACACTTGCCGACCATCAGTCAGTTGGTTCGCCGCGGACGCGAAAAAGTCAAAAAGAAATCGAAGTCGCCGGCGTTCTTGGTGGCGCTGACCGGCGCCAAACCCGGGCACCCGGACCTGCCGCAGCGCACCAAACTGATCAAGAAGGGCAACCCGCAACGGCGCGGCGTGTGCACCCAAGTGAAGACGATCACGCCGAAAAAACCGAACTCGGCGCTGCGCAAAGTGGCGCGGGTGCGACTGACCAACGGCATCGAGGTCACGGCCTACATTCCGGGCATCGGACACAACCTGCAGGAGCACTCGGTCGTGCTCATCCGCGGCGGCCGCGTGAAAGATCTGCCGGGGATCCGCTACCACATCATCCGCGGCACGCTGGACACCCAAGGCGTCCAGAACCGCAAACAAGCGCGCTCGAAGTACGGCGCGAAGCGCCCCAAATAAAGGAAGACATGCCGCGTAAAGGACCCGCGCAAAAACGCCAAGTGCTGCCCGACCCGCGCTTCAACTCGCGGACGATGGCGCGCTTCGTCAACAAGGTCATGCTCCGGGGCAAGAAGAGCGTGGCCGAGCATAGCGTTTATGGCGCGTTGGACATCGTCCAGCAGAAGACGGGCAAAGACCCGATGGACGTCTTCACGCAGGCTCTCAACAACGCGATGCCGCTCATCGAAGTGCGCCCGCGCCGCGTCGGCGGCGCGACGTATCAAGTGCCGATGGAAGTGCGCCCCGATCGCCGTCAGGCGATGGGCATGCGCTGGCTGATCCAATTCGCGCGCAAGCGTCCGGGCCGCACGATGGCGGATCGGCTCGCCGCCGAGCTGATGGACGCGGCGAGCAACCAAGGCAACACCGTCAAGAAGCGCGAGGACACGCACCGCATGGCCGAGGCGAACAAAGCGTTCGCGCACTATCGTTGGTAACGCCCTAGAATGAAATCCACCCTCGAACATTCACGACCAAAAGGAATGGCAAGACAATTCAGTCTCGCGGATACGCGAAACATAGGCATCGCAGCTCACATCGACGCCGGCAAGACGACGACGACCGAGCGCATCCTTTTCTATACCGGCCGCACGCACAAGATGGGCGAAGTCCACGAAGGCGCTGCGACGATGGACTGGATGGAGCAAGAGCAGGAGCGCGGCATCACGATCACCTCCGCCGCGACCACGTGCGTGTGGAACGACACGCGCATCAACATTATTGATACGCCCGGCCACGTGGACTTCACGGTCGAGGTCGAGCGCTCCATGCGCGTGCTCGACGGCCTCGTCGCGCTGTTCGACGCCGTGGCGGCCGTGCAGCCGCAAAGCGAGACCGTGTGGCGCCAGGCCAACAAGTATAGAGTCCCGCGCATCATCTTCATCAACAAGATGGATCGCACGGGCGCCGACTTCTATAACGCCGTGACCAAGATCCGCGAACGGCTGGGCGCGCCGGCCACGCCGATCATGCTGCCGGTCGGCCAAGAAGATCAATTCAAAGGTTTCGTAGATCTCCTGACCGAGACGGCGACGATCTACACCGACGACCTCGGCAAGGCGATGAGCGAAGTCGAGATGCCGGCCGACATGAAGGAACTCGTGCGCCGTTATCGCGGCGAATTGATCGAGCGGGTCGCGGAGACCGACGAGCACCTCACCGCGAAGTACGTCGAAGGCAAGGAGATCTCAGCAGCAGAGATCGCCAAGGCGCTGCGGACCGCGACGATCAAGGGCATCGTCATCCCGGTGCTGTGCGGCTCTGCGTTCAAGAACAAGGGCGTGCAGCCGCTGCTCGATGCGATCGTCGACTATCTCCCGTCGCCGATGGACCTGCCCGACGTCACGGGCATCGACCCGGACCATCCGGACAAGATGCTGACCCGCAAACCGTCTGACGATGAGCCGTTCGCGGCGCTCGCGTTCAAGGTCATGAGCGATCCGTTCGTCGGCAAGCTGACGTTTTTCCGGACCTATTCGGGGACGCTGAAGGCCGGCTCGTACGTCTACAACTCCACCAAGGGTCATAAGGAGCGCATCGGGCGCATCCTGCGCATGCACGCCAATCACCGGGAAGACGCCGAGAGCGTCGAGGCGGGCGACATCGCGGCGGCCGTGGGCCTGAAGAACACGACCACCGGCGACACGCTGTGCGACGAGAAGCATCCCATCGTGCTTGAGAACATCACCTTCCCGGAACCGGTGATCAGCCAGGCGATCGAGCCCAAGACCAAAGTGGATCAGGAGAAGCTCGGGCAGTCGCTGGTCAAACTGGCCGAAGAAGACCCGACCTTCAAGATGCGCACCGACGAAGAGACGGGCCAGACTATCATCTCCGGTATGGGCGAGCTGCACCTCGAGATCATCGTGGACCGTATGCTGCGCGAGTTTGCGGTCGACGCCAACGTGGGCAAACCGCAGGTCGCCTACCGCGAGACCATCAAGCGCAAGGCGCACGGCGTCGGGCGGTTCATCCGGCAGTCGGGGGGGCGCGGCCAGTATGGTCATGCCGAAATCAACATCGAGCCGAACGAAGCCGGCAAGGGCTTCGAGTTCGTCAACAAGATCGTGGGCGGCTCGATCCCGAAGGAATACCATTCCGCGGTCGAGAAGGGCATCATCGAAGCCCTCAACAGTGGTGTGCTGGCTGGCTATCCCGTCGTCGACGTCAAGGCCACCCTGGTCGACGGCTCGTACCACGAAGTCGACTCGAACGAGATGGCCTTCACCATCGCCGGCTCGATGGCGGCCAAGGACGGCATGCAGAAGGGCCAGCCGACGCTGCTCGAGCCGATCATGAAGGTCGAGGTCGTCATGCCCGAGGAGTTCATGGGCGAGATCCTCGGCGACCTGTCCTCGCGCCGCGGCCAGATCCTTGGCATGGAAGGCCGCGCCACCATGCAGGTGGTGCGCGCCTATGTTCCGCTTGGCAACATGTTCGGTTACGCCACGGACCTTCGGTCCAAGACCCAGGGTCGCGCCGTT
This window of the Candidatus Tumulicola sp. genome carries:
- the rpsL gene encoding 30S ribosomal protein S12; the protein is MPTISQLVRRGREKVKKKSKSPAFLVALTGAKPGHPDLPQRTKLIKKGNPQRRGVCTQVKTITPKKPNSALRKVARVRLTNGIEVTAYIPGIGHNLQEHSVVLIRGGRVKDLPGIRYHIIRGTLDTQGVQNRKQARSKYGAKRPK
- the rpsG gene encoding 30S ribosomal protein S7 gives rise to the protein MPRKGPAQKRQVLPDPRFNSRTMARFVNKVMLRGKKSVAEHSVYGALDIVQQKTGKDPMDVFTQALNNAMPLIEVRPRRVGGATYQVPMEVRPDRRQAMGMRWLIQFARKRPGRTMADRLAAELMDAASNQGNTVKKREDTHRMAEANKAFAHYRW
- the fusA gene encoding elongation factor G, producing MARQFSLADTRNIGIAAHIDAGKTTTTERILFYTGRTHKMGEVHEGAATMDWMEQEQERGITITSAATTCVWNDTRINIIDTPGHVDFTVEVERSMRVLDGLVALFDAVAAVQPQSETVWRQANKYRVPRIIFINKMDRTGADFYNAVTKIRERLGAPATPIMLPVGQEDQFKGFVDLLTETATIYTDDLGKAMSEVEMPADMKELVRRYRGELIERVAETDEHLTAKYVEGKEISAAEIAKALRTATIKGIVIPVLCGSAFKNKGVQPLLDAIVDYLPSPMDLPDVTGIDPDHPDKMLTRKPSDDEPFAALAFKVMSDPFVGKLTFFRTYSGTLKAGSYVYNSTKGHKERIGRILRMHANHREDAESVEAGDIAAAVGLKNTTTGDTLCDEKHPIVLENITFPEPVISQAIEPKTKVDQEKLGQSLVKLAEEDPTFKMRTDEETGQTIISGMGELHLEIIVDRMLREFAVDANVGKPQVAYRETIKRKAHGVGRFIRQSGGRGQYGHAEINIEPNEAGKGFEFVNKIVGGSIPKEYHSAVEKGIIEALNSGVLAGYPVVDVKATLVDGSYHEVDSNEMAFTIAGSMAAKDGMQKGQPTLLEPIMKVEVVMPEEFMGEILGDLSSRRGQILGMEGRATMQVVRAYVPLGNMFGYATDLRSKTQGRAVYSMEFHHYQEVPKSIAEEIVAKSRA
- a CDS encoding HAD family hydrolase, whose amino-acid sequence is MDVRAILFDFDHTLGVDNRLEFDVLHGLVHEACGAPPAEDDVIACLESFRSGRVPLDDALSSAFARWGCPPPRIAMIVRDFRRRALEEAPQRVRPMPGAHQTVLELARRAVPIAIMTNGWRELQHLKARLIDFPGPVYSSEELGAWKPAREAFERVVSLLELAPTTTLYVGDSPETDVAGAKNAGLLAAWADLEGKTYPENVIKPDIVITALVQLLGLAPP